The Myroides fluvii region TAAAAATTCACCAGCGGTGATATCGTCAAATTTTTTAGGATTAGCTTCATCAATACAATTCGCTAAACAATTCAAAGGCATTTCACTAATAGGATGCATAAAGAAAGGAATAGAAAAACGAGAAGTACTCCACAATTCTCTTGGAGGATTAACCACTTGGTGAATTGTTGATTTCAGGCGGTTATTTGAATGTCTAGATAACATATCTCCCACGTTGATTACTAATTCGTCTTCTGCAGCAATCGCATCGATCCATTCCCCTTTGTGATTCTGTACTTGTAATCCTTTTCCTTGCGCTCCCATAAGTAAGGTAATCAAGTTGATGTCTCCATGAGCTGCTGCGCGAACAGCATTTTTGGGTTCGTCTGTGATTGGTGGATAGTGAATAGGTCTTAGAATACTATTTCCATTTTTGACAAATTTATCGAAGTAAAATTCGTCAAGTCCCAAGTACAGCGATAAAGCACGCAAGACGTAAACACCTGTTTTTTCTAACATTTGATACGTTTCTTTACCAATAGGGTTGAATTGAGGTAATTCATCAACACTTACATTGGCAGGATAGCTTTTCTCTAATTCAGGATTGTTTTCAACATATTGTCCAAAGTGAAAAAATTCTTTTAGATCCCCTTCTGATCGTCCTTTGGCATGCTCTTTTCCAAAGGATACATATCCTCTTTGGCCACCAATGCCAGGGATTTCGTATTTCGCTTTAGTCTCTAGGGGAAGGTTGAAAAAATTGCGGACTTCCGTGTATAGATTCTCAACTAATTGATCATCTAAGAAGTGTCCTTTTAATGCTACGAATCCAATTTCTTCGTAGGCTTGGCCGATTTCATTTACAAACTTTTGTTTACGTACCGGGTCATCCGATAGGAAATCACGTAAGTTAACACTAGGAATGTTTTGCATTTTCTAAGTTGTTATGTTCTCTTACTGTTTTTAGATCAAACAAAAGTAGGTAAAATTGCGAACAGTATTGGTATATAACATTTATTTAATAGTATAATACAAATGGAAGATAGCTGTGTTTATTCTTTTTTAAATTACGGATTCTTTATTTATTTACTGGAAATAATAAGAAAAAACAAATTCTATTTTAGAAGTATACCTTTATTTTTGTGTTTTTACTGGACAAGTAGTAACTATTTTGTAAGACGAAATATGATTTGTCTAAATTTTTTTTTAAATTTCGAGTAGAAATAAAAAAAATAAGATATATGAAATTACCAATTGTATTAAAAGCAAATGAATTCGTAGTGTTGGTTACCGTTGATGTAGATCCAAAATACGAATTAAAGGATATGGATTCTTTTTATGCGAATTTACCTAAAAGTTTCAAGCCGATTTTTCAGAAAAAAGATAATTCGTCAATCCGCGTATACTGTATAAGTAATAATGAAGAGGATTTGATGTTCTGCTTGCGTCAAACAGGATATAAAACGGCCTTGTTATAAAAATGGAAGTGCCCCATCATTTTAAAATTACTGATTCATTAGTTTAGAACTGTTTACCCTTTTGGTGTTAACAGTTTTTTTTTACCCCAAAATGAGGAGGTTGGCCTCAAATAAGCTTCCTTTTTGTAGAAGTTAATGGAGGTAGTGAAGTAGAAATATAAGAATTGCTTTTTTGTTTTTTGTTTTTATTAAGGGGATTGAGGTTAAGAGGAGTTAAAAATGTTAATTGGTCTCAATGTAAATATTTTACCTTGGTTTGTTAGTATTTGTTAAATTATTGATTTTACTTTTGATTTTTAAGTTATATTATTTTTTTGTTATCAATTATTTATTTAAATTTATAATTGAAATTCTAAAATAATGAGTAATAAAAGTTAAATTATTACTAAATAAAAAAAGTTCGTTTTTTTTGGTATGTTGTTTGGGATTATCTTTGTAACGTAAAAGATTGAGAATATGATATTGGCTTTAACTGTTTCATTGTTTCCCTCTTGTGGAAGCGATAATTTAACTGAAAAGGGACAAAAAGAAAATGATACAAAACAACTGGACCTCTTGAAAAAAGAGGATTCAGAAGGGGTTTTTTTTAAGATATTGGCGCAGGATTCTTTACAAACAATAACAATTAGTAAAAAAGGTATTGTTTACGCTAGTATGAAACCGAATATAAAAATTGTTTTTCCTTATGAAGAACCTTTAATTGAAGGAGAAGGTAGGGTGTATCGTTCAGCTACAGCAAACGAAAAAATTGAAATTGTCATTTACAAGGATGATAGTGCTCGTTCATTTTTGGATGGGAGATTTGATCATTCTGTTGCTGTTAGCTTGTGTAAAAAAGATGGAGTTGAGACAGATTTTGCCTGTTTTGGACATTATTTATACGATAAGAACTTATCGGGTAATTGGGTGTTTAAATCTTTTGAAAGCAAGCGAATAGAAGAGTTGGGAATTAATCAAATTCCATTGGTGTGTATTGATGTCAATACACGTAGTTTTTCTGGAAGTGGTGGAAATCATATGATTTACGGTGACCTTCGTTGTGAAGGAGACAGTGTCGCTTTTAAAATTGTATTATCTCCTGATTACGTTTCTTTAAATGAAAGTAGAGAAAAAGAATTGTTGGAAATCCTTGAAGAATGTGATCGTTATGAATTAGATGGAGATGATTTGAATTTGTTTATAGGTGGAGAATTAAAACTGCAATTCTTCAGAGATACTTATAATGTATAATCTTGAGAGTAAATAATTGAATATTGAAAAAGGTTGAAAACTTAATTGTTTTCAACCTTTTTTATATCGTCTGGTCTGATCGCATCTCTTCGATCTTCTACAACTTTATAAGCATTGACAATGCGCTTCACCAATTTGTGACGTACAATGTCTTTGTCATCTAAATACAACATGCCAATTCCCTCGACATCTTTTAGTATGTCGATTGCCTCTTTTAATCCAGAAGAAACTTTTCGAGGTAAATCGATTTGCCCAGGATCTCCAGTAATGATGAATTTGGCATTTTTTCCCATACGCGTTAGAAACATTTTCATTTGCGAATGCGTAGTGTTTTGCGCTTCATCTAAAATAACAAACGCATGGTCTAAGGTTCTACCTCTCATAAAGGCTAAAGGAGCAATTTGGATAACGCCCTTGAAGAGATAGTCCTCTAAAGTTTGAGGAGGAATCATATCGCGCAAGGCATCGTATAAAGGCTGCATGTAAGGGTCTAGCTTCTCTTTCATATCACCAGGTAAAAAACCTAGATTTTCACCAGCTTCAACCGCAGGGCGCGTTAAAATAATGCGTTTGACTTCTTTGTTTTTTAAGGCGCGAACGGCCAAAGCAACGCTTGTATAGGTTTTTCCTGTACCTGCGGGACCAATGGCGAAAACCATGTCGTTCTTCTCTACAAATTTGACTAACTTTTGCTGATTGTCTGTCATCGCTTTGATGAGTTTTCCTCCAACACCATGCACTAAAACATCATCTAATGCTGTGGTTTGTTGTAAGTCGCTATCCAGCACGATGCGCTCAATCGCATTCTCATCAATCTTATTATATCGAGTGAAATATTTGACCAAACGGACAAATTTTCGTTCAAATTCATCTAAAACTTCTTCTTCTCCATAAATTTTTATTAGAGACCCTCTTGCAATTATTTTTACACGAGGATAAAGCTTTTTTAAAACGTCTAAGTGAATGTCTTGAGGTCCCCAAAACTCTTTAGGACTCATTTCCGATAGTTCTATTATTCTTTCGTTCAATACTAATACGAATTAATTAAAAAAATAGTCTAATTTTGTATTTCAAATCTACTATAAAAAATTGATTTTTCTTATAAAAATAGAGACTAAAAAATAATGCAGCGAATAATTACATTAACAACTGATTTTGGATATACAGATTATTATGTGGGGGTTTTAAAGGGAAAGATATATTCTAATATTCAAAATTGTAATGTAGTTGATATTTCCCATGGAGTGAGAAATTATAGAGTAGCCGATGCTGGTTTTGTGCTTTCCATGGCCTATAGTCACTTTCCTAAAGGAAGCATTCATATTTTATCTGTTGCTTCTGCTATCTTGCCTTTTTCGGCTGCTATTTGTGTGAAATATCAAGATCATTACTTTATTGGAACGGATAATGGAGCAATCGCAGTTGCATTGGGAACACACGAATTTGAAGAAGCCGTCGCCATTAACCACATAGAGGGGATGAGTACAAATGATGTCTTTGTCTACTGTGCTTATCAATTGTGTGAAGGAAAAGAACTTCAAGCAATCGGACAACCTATCGATGCGTTATATAAAATGAATTTATTGCTCGACAATCTCACGGTTAAACCTAATCTTATTATCGGAACTTATGTGTATGAGGATAAATTCGGAAATCTAGTGACAAATATTTCGAGAGAACTGTTTGAACAAGTAGGAAGAGGGAGAAACTTTGGTATTCGAATAAAAAATCGTACAATTACAAAAATAAATGAATACTACGCCGATTTTAACGTCAATGATCCAAGTGAACTAATTAATAAAGCAGGAGAATTACTTGCTTTATTTAATGAAGTTGGACAATTGGTTGTGGCGATTATGTATTCAACAACCAATGAACCTGGTGGTTCTATTCGAACGCTATTAGGTGTTCATCTAGAAGATCAGTTGTTTATAGAATTTAGTGAAGAGTAATCTAAAGTAAAAAAAAATGTTTGTACGTATCGTAAAACTTACCTTACAAGAGGAAAAAGTCGATGATTTTTTAAATCATTTCGAAAAATATAAGGATCAAATTCGAAACTTTCCCGGTTGTCAATTCTTAGAGGTTTACAGAGATAAACAACAACCGAATGTGTTTTTTACCTATAGCTATTGGTCTGAAGAGTCCGATCTAGAAACCTATAAAAAATCAACGCTGTTTGGAGAAGTTTGGCCTTACTTTAAAAAACTATTCAAAGAAAAGGCTGAGGCGTGGAGCGTGGATAAATATGCTACTTTAAAATAATCGCATTTATTATATGAAAGCACTGTGTTTGCGTGAGATTAAATCCTTTTTTGGATCGCCAATCGGCTATTTAGTTATCATTGTTTTTTTGATTATTAATGGAGTTTTTCTTTGGGTTTTGGATGGAAATTATAACATTCCTCAAAGTGGATTTGCCGATTTATCACCTTTTTTCTTTTTGTCACCTTGGGTATTCTTATTCTTAATTCCCGCAGTAACAATGAGAAGTTTTTCCGAAGAAATAAAGCAAGGAACCATCGAGTTGCTTTTGACCAAACCGCTATCTCCTTGGCAAATTGTTTTGGGTAAATTTTTTGGGGTATTGGTATTGGTACTTTTAGCTATTTTACCCACTTTGGTCTATGTATGGGTACTACAAGAGTACCTCTTAGCAGGGCAAACCTTTGATTTGGGAAGCGTGATTGGTTCGTATTTAGGATTGCTTTTCTTAGGAGCCGCTTATGTAGCTATGGGGCTTTTTGCCTCTGCTTTAACTAGCAACCAAGTGGTGTCTTTTATACTAGCTGTTTTGTTTTGTGTGGTTGCCTCTTATGGATTAACCTTATTAGACCGCGTACAAGCGCTACAGGGTATCGGTAAATTGGGAATTAATGCTCATTTTAGCAGTATATCAAGAGGAGTGATTGACACTAGAGATTTACTTTATTTTATCTCTTTTTCTGCTTTATTTTTAAGTTTGACCGTATTCCGAATTAATCAATTGCGCAAATAATGAAAAGAGAAACAAAGAAAAATATTGTTCAGCTCGGAAGTTTTATTGCTGGAATTGTGCTGCTAAATAGTATTGGGGCTTTTGTGTATCACCGTTTTGATTTGACACAAGACAAGCGGTATACCTTATCTTCTATTACCAATGAAATTGTAGCTAACGTAAATGAACCTATTTTAATCGAGGTGCTACTCGAAGGTCAGTTTTCTCAAGAATTTGTCAAATTACAAAGTGAAACTCGTCAATTGTTGGAAGAGTTTAGTGCTGAGAATTCAAATATCCTATTTCGCTTTGTCAATCCTTTAGAGGAAGGTGGCGGAACAGAAGAACAAATTATAAACAACCTTTATGGATTAGGGGCCAAACCTGTTACCTTGACTGTTAACGACAAAGGGATTCAATCACAGTCCTTAGTGTTTCCTTGGGCTTTTGTCAGTAGAGGGGAGCAAATGGTCAAAGTGCAATTATTGAAAAATAGAATTGGCGCTAATACTGAAGAAAAAGTATTGACGTCTATTCAACATTTAGAATATGCTTTTACAGAAGCAATTGCTAAAATAAATACGCCAAAATCAAAAAAAATAGCCATTCTAAAGGGCAATGGACAGTTAGAGGATCAATATATCGCCGATTTTTTAATGTCCGCAAAGGATAATTATCACCTTGCGCCATTTACGTTGGACTCTGTTGCAAAAGCACCAGAGCAAACACTTGCTCAACTCAGGGAATTTGATTTAGCTATTATAGCGAAACCGACAAAGGCTTTTGATGAAAAGCAAATAGAAGTTTTGGATCAATTCATTATGAATGGTGGAAAAACGCTGTGGTTGTTGGATCAAGTACAGGCTGATTTTGATAGTTTACGCGCCAAAGGCAATATGTTAGCCTATCCTAAAGATCAATCATTAGGAGAAATGTTGTTCAAGTATGGCGTGCGTATTAATCCACTTTTGGTGAAAGATGAGGTAGCAACACCAATCAAATTAGCACTGGGGCGTCAAGGAAGTGAAACCCAATACGGCGAATTTATTTGGAAGTTTGCACCTTTTGTGTATCCTGAATCAAATCACCCTATTGTGAAAAATATCGAAGGAGTTCGCATGGATTTTGTTTCGCCTATCGATACCTTGAAAAATAACATTCGAAAAACGGTCTTGTTGCAATCTTCTCAATATTCCTTAACTGTTGGTACTCCAGCAGAAATTACTTTGGATATTCTCAATGAAGAAACTGCTCCTGAACATTATGAGGGAAAGGGGAATTACGTGTTGGGGGTGTTGTTAGAAGGACAATTTAAGTCCGTTTTTGAAAATAGAATTCTGCCATTTGCTTTACAAAATGCGAAAAAACAAAGTGAGGAGACCAAAATGATTGTGATAAGTGATGGTGATATGATCAAAAATCAACTGGATCAGAACTACCAACCGATGGAGTTAGGGTATGATAAATGGACCAATAAATTGTACGGAAATAAAGAGTTTTTATTTAATGCAGTAAATTATTTATTGGATGATTCTGGACTGATTAACCTTCGTACTAAGGAAGTTAAAATTCCGGTATTAGATAAAATGAAGGTTTTTGAACAGCACTCAACCATTCAAATTATCGTGTTGGTTGTTCCTATTGTCGTCCTATTAGTGATCGGTTTTTTATTTTCTTTCTTCAAAAGAAGGGCTTTTGTTAAAAAGTAGTGTAAATTCTGCTTTTATTATTGAAGTTAAACGAATATATTTGTAGGTGTAAAGCCTTTTACATATAAAAATATTTTTAATATGAAATTTATAGTATCGAGTTCCTATTTGTTGAAGCAATTACAGGTGTTAGGAAGTGTTATTAGTAGTAGTAATACCTTACATATATTAGACAATTTCTTGTTTGAATTGGATCATAATATCTTGAGAGTTTCAGCTTCTGACTTAGAAACAACAATGTCTGCTAGCCTAGAGATAGAATCAACTAGTCAAGGAAGTATCGCTGTTCCTGCTAAGTTATTGTTGGAAACATTGAAAACATTTCCTGAGCAACCATTGACTTTCTCAGTAAAGGAAAACAATACGATTGAAATTAGTTCAGATGTTGGAAAGTACGTTTTAGCGTATTCTGCAGGGGATGAGTTTCCAAAAGCAGAGAGCTTAGAAGATCCATCAAGAACGGAAGTGTCTGCAGGAGTATTAGCAACAGCAATTAGCAAAACAATTTTTGCTGCAGGAAACGATGACTTAAGACCTGTAATGTCTGGCGTATTTTTTCAATTTGCTCCAACAGGATTAATTTTCGTTGCAACTGATGCACATAAGTTAGTTAAATACTCTCGTACAGATATTACTTCTCCTAGTGAGGCAAGTTTTATCATGCCGAAGAAACCACTTAATATTTTGAAAAATATTTTAATGGCTTCAGGAGCAGATGTAGTAATTGAATTCAACGATTCTAATGCGAAGTTTACCTTTGATAATTACGCGTTAACTTGTCGTTTAATCGATGGAAAGTATCCTAATTACGAAGCAGTAATTCCTAAGGAAAATCCAAATAAATTATTGTTGAACAGAGTTCAATTCTTGAATTCAGTTCGCCGTGTGGCTATTTATGCAAATAAAACAACACACCAAATTAGATTGCGTATTGCTGGTACAGAGTTGAATATCTCAGCAGAAGATATTGATTACTCAAACAAAGCAGATGAGCGTTTGACTTGTGATTATCAAGGAGACGATATGCAAATCGGATTTAACTCAAGATTCTTATTGGAGATGTTGAATAACCTTCAATCGGATGAGATTCAATTAGAAATGTCATTGCCAAACAGAGCCGGTATCTTAACACCAGTAGATGGTTTAGAAGATGGAGAAGCAGTTACGATGCTTGTAATGCCTGTTATGCTAAATAACTAATACGAAAAGGTCTATGTAAATAGACCTTTTTTGTTTAAATTAAGCTACGCATACCTAGGTATGCGTAGCTTTTTTATAGCTATATTTGTTTGTTGTTGATAATATCTGAGCAAATGAAATCTTTACAATGCATTTTAATTACAGGTGGAGCTGGCTTTATAGGAAGCCACGTGGTACGCAAATTTGTAATGGCTTATCCTGAGGCGGTCATTGTCAATCTAGATGCATTGACCTATGCGGGAAATTTAGCGAACATTGAAGATATAGCTCATTTTTCCAACTACAAGTTTGTACAAGGGGATATCCGAGAGGAGTCTTTTGTACATCAATTATTTGATTCTTATCGATTTACCCATGTTGTGCATTTAGCAGCCGAATCTCATGTGGATCGTTCCATCGCTGATCCATTGGCTTTTGTTACAACCAATGTATTGGGAACTGTTGTGCTGTTGAATGCTTTTCGAAAGTTGTGGGAACACAACTGGGAAGGAAAGGTGTTTTACCACATCAGTACAGATGAAGTATATGGAACCCTGGGCAGTGAAGGTTTGTTTACAGAGCGCACAGCCTATTCACCTAATTCGCCTTATTCTGCTTCTAAAGCAAGCTCAGACCACTTTGTTCGCGCCTATGGAGAAACGTATCAAATGCCTTATTTGATTAGTAATTGCTCTAATAATTATGGGCCTAATCAATACCCAGAAAAACTGATTCCTTTGACAATTCAACACATTATACAACAGAAGCCCATTCCTGTATATGGTACGGGAGAAAATATTCGCGATTGGCTGTATGTAGAAGATCACGCGGAAGCTATTCGCTTCATTCTAGAGCATGGAAAGTGTGGAGAAACCTATAACGTTGGGGGATTTAATGAAGTGAAAAATATTGAGCTTGTTCACCTTTTATGCGATATCCTAGATGAGCGATTGGAGCAAGAGAAAGGG contains the following coding sequences:
- a CDS encoding isopenicillin N synthase family dioxygenase, yielding MQNIPSVNLRDFLSDDPVRKQKFVNEIGQAYEEIGFVALKGHFLDDQLVENLYTEVRNFFNLPLETKAKYEIPGIGGQRGYVSFGKEHAKGRSEGDLKEFFHFGQYVENNPELEKSYPANVSVDELPQFNPIGKETYQMLEKTGVYVLRALSLYLGLDEFYFDKFVKNGNSILRPIHYPPITDEPKNAVRAAAHGDINLITLLMGAQGKGLQVQNHKGEWIDAIAAEDELVINVGDMLSRHSNNRLKSTIHQVVNPPRELWSTSRFSIPFFMHPISEMPLNCLANCIDEANPKKFDDITAGEFLHQRLVELGLIK
- a CDS encoding PhoH family protein — its product is MNERIIELSEMSPKEFWGPQDIHLDVLKKLYPRVKIIARGSLIKIYGEEEVLDEFERKFVRLVKYFTRYNKIDENAIERIVLDSDLQQTTALDDVLVHGVGGKLIKAMTDNQQKLVKFVEKNDMVFAIGPAGTGKTYTSVALAVRALKNKEVKRIILTRPAVEAGENLGFLPGDMKEKLDPYMQPLYDALRDMIPPQTLEDYLFKGVIQIAPLAFMRGRTLDHAFVILDEAQNTTHSQMKMFLTRMGKNAKFIITGDPGQIDLPRKVSSGLKEAIDILKDVEGIGMLYLDDKDIVRHKLVKRIVNAYKVVEDRRDAIRPDDIKKVENN
- a CDS encoding SAM hydrolase/SAM-dependent halogenase family protein, which translates into the protein MQRIITLTTDFGYTDYYVGVLKGKIYSNIQNCNVVDISHGVRNYRVADAGFVLSMAYSHFPKGSIHILSVASAILPFSAAICVKYQDHYFIGTDNGAIAVALGTHEFEEAVAINHIEGMSTNDVFVYCAYQLCEGKELQAIGQPIDALYKMNLLLDNLTVKPNLIIGTYVYEDKFGNLVTNISRELFEQVGRGRNFGIRIKNRTITKINEYYADFNVNDPSELINKAGELLALFNEVGQLVVAIMYSTTNEPGGSIRTLLGVHLEDQLFIEFSEE
- a CDS encoding putative quinol monooxygenase, with the translated sequence MFVRIVKLTLQEEKVDDFLNHFEKYKDQIRNFPGCQFLEVYRDKQQPNVFFTYSYWSEESDLETYKKSTLFGEVWPYFKKLFKEKAEAWSVDKYATLK
- the gldF gene encoding gliding motility-associated ABC transporter permease subunit GldF; translation: MKALCLREIKSFFGSPIGYLVIIVFLIINGVFLWVLDGNYNIPQSGFADLSPFFFLSPWVFLFLIPAVTMRSFSEEIKQGTIELLLTKPLSPWQIVLGKFFGVLVLVLLAILPTLVYVWVLQEYLLAGQTFDLGSVIGSYLGLLFLGAAYVAMGLFASALTSNQVVSFILAVLFCVVASYGLTLLDRVQALQGIGKLGINAHFSSISRGVIDTRDLLYFISFSALFLSLTVFRINQLRK
- the gldG gene encoding gliding motility-associated ABC transporter substrate-binding protein GldG, whose product is MKRETKKNIVQLGSFIAGIVLLNSIGAFVYHRFDLTQDKRYTLSSITNEIVANVNEPILIEVLLEGQFSQEFVKLQSETRQLLEEFSAENSNILFRFVNPLEEGGGTEEQIINNLYGLGAKPVTLTVNDKGIQSQSLVFPWAFVSRGEQMVKVQLLKNRIGANTEEKVLTSIQHLEYAFTEAIAKINTPKSKKIAILKGNGQLEDQYIADFLMSAKDNYHLAPFTLDSVAKAPEQTLAQLREFDLAIIAKPTKAFDEKQIEVLDQFIMNGGKTLWLLDQVQADFDSLRAKGNMLAYPKDQSLGEMLFKYGVRINPLLVKDEVATPIKLALGRQGSETQYGEFIWKFAPFVYPESNHPIVKNIEGVRMDFVSPIDTLKNNIRKTVLLQSSQYSLTVGTPAEITLDILNEETAPEHYEGKGNYVLGVLLEGQFKSVFENRILPFALQNAKKQSEETKMIVISDGDMIKNQLDQNYQPMELGYDKWTNKLYGNKEFLFNAVNYLLDDSGLINLRTKEVKIPVLDKMKVFEQHSTIQIIVLVVPIVVLLVIGFLFSFFKRRAFVKK
- the dnaN gene encoding DNA polymerase III subunit beta is translated as MKFIVSSSYLLKQLQVLGSVISSSNTLHILDNFLFELDHNILRVSASDLETTMSASLEIESTSQGSIAVPAKLLLETLKTFPEQPLTFSVKENNTIEISSDVGKYVLAYSAGDEFPKAESLEDPSRTEVSAGVLATAISKTIFAAGNDDLRPVMSGVFFQFAPTGLIFVATDAHKLVKYSRTDITSPSEASFIMPKKPLNILKNILMASGADVVIEFNDSNAKFTFDNYALTCRLIDGKYPNYEAVIPKENPNKLLLNRVQFLNSVRRVAIYANKTTHQIRLRIAGTELNISAEDIDYSNKADERLTCDYQGDDMQIGFNSRFLLEMLNNLQSDEIQLEMSLPNRAGILTPVDGLEDGEAVTMLVMPVMLNN
- the rfbB gene encoding dTDP-glucose 4,6-dehydratase — its product is MKSLQCILITGGAGFIGSHVVRKFVMAYPEAVIVNLDALTYAGNLANIEDIAHFSNYKFVQGDIREESFVHQLFDSYRFTHVVHLAAESHVDRSIADPLAFVTTNVLGTVVLLNAFRKLWEHNWEGKVFYHISTDEVYGTLGSEGLFTERTAYSPNSPYSASKASSDHFVRAYGETYQMPYLISNCSNNYGPNQYPEKLIPLTIQHIIQQKPIPVYGTGENIRDWLYVEDHAEAIRFILEHGKCGETYNVGGFNEVKNIELVHLLCDILDERLEQEKGRSKQLIRFVEDRKGHDFRYAIDATKLQALGWMPAENIQEGMQKTVDWYLANQAWIAALEQRK